The following proteins come from a genomic window of Candidatus Latescibacter sp.:
- a CDS encoding IS1595 family transposase, with translation MSKYNEISFFEFQERFQIEDDCFQYLKKIRWPDGYSCPKCGHNEAYFIEKRKLFQCKNCRHQTTVTVNTIFHRTHVPLKKWFWAIFLVGTDKRGCSAKRLEKLIGVHYTTAWLMIHKIRKAMGKRDSLYKLCNFIEMDDSYFGGSAPGKRGRGAANKSKVIVAVENRGTAPGYATMEVIESMHSNHLKDFALRAIEEDQTIHTDDFPSYNVLNAVFHHLGETVKPHEAMDKLPWVHILIGNAKSFIRGTYHGVSHKHLQSYLNEFCYRFNRRFNELLITDRLLTACLNTSTITYAELTR, from the coding sequence GTTTCAAGAACGGTTTCAGATCGAAGATGATTGTTTTCAGTATTTGAAAAAGATCCGATGGCCGGATGGATATTCCTGTCCTAAGTGCGGCCATAATGAAGCTTATTTTATTGAAAAGCGTAAGCTTTTTCAATGCAAAAACTGTCGGCACCAGACAACGGTTACAGTCAACACGATATTTCATCGAACTCATGTACCTTTGAAAAAATGGTTTTGGGCAATCTTTCTGGTTGGTACCGATAAGCGGGGATGTTCTGCCAAAAGGCTTGAAAAATTGATCGGCGTACATTACACAACTGCCTGGCTGATGATTCACAAGATACGAAAAGCCATGGGTAAACGGGATTCGCTTTATAAATTGTGTAATTTCATAGAGATGGACGATTCGTATTTCGGCGGTTCCGCTCCGGGAAAACGAGGCCGTGGAGCAGCTAACAAATCGAAGGTTATCGTTGCCGTTGAGAATCGTGGAACAGCACCGGGATATGCCACGATGGAGGTTATCGAAAGTATGCACTCGAATCACCTCAAGGATTTTGCATTGAGAGCTATTGAAGAAGACCAAACGATACATACTGATGATTTTCCATCCTACAATGTTCTGAATGCGGTTTTTCATCATCTTGGAGAAACTGTAAAACCACATGAGGCTATGGATAAACTCCCGTGGGTACATATCCTTATCGGAAATGCCAAAAGCTTTATCCGGGGTACCTATCATGGTGTAAGCCACAAACATCTTCAAAGTTACCTGAATGAATTTTGTTATCGCTTTAACCGGCGATTCAATGAATTACTGATTACTGACAGACTCTTAACTGCTTGTCTGAATACCTCCACTATTACCTATGCGGAGTTAACTCGATAA
- a CDS encoding SUMF1/EgtB/PvdO family nonheme iron enzyme: MKRLVKFSAVVFTIASLFCTTASSLTIQGTVTDAFKNPVSGASVVFTSEADLSRFWSATTDANGKYQIAITTSVQENDTSHLPQSFLLRQNYPNPFNPTTIIPFTLSKPGYCILAVYNIQGQKVRTLIDGYFSTGEHSVRWNGLDDGNRASSAGIYLYQLRVGGKSDTKKMLLLDGGVSDNYRSASSISKPEKSGKIVATTYRVTITGNDIVQYKENGLVISDTKTYDFTVIRINKYQDINFVSIPGGTFQMGDEVNDLSGITHPMHIVTVSGFEMSVYEITNAQYAKFLNEAKATGDITPSGTYVTGAKGAYSGCGYINLAGSRDANNKCWITYDNTTFSAASGKEKWPVVYVTWYGAKSFALYYGLDLPREAEWEYACRGGKQYLYGTDDGTINIMKANYYPDGPFCPKDVGSYPKNPFGLYDMSGNVFEFCNDWSAIYSAENVSNPQGPSLGFYRVHRGGGWGRQAKDCRSAFRGQIEPSVDDNCMGFRVVRR, translated from the coding sequence ATGAAACGATTGGTCAAGTTCTCTGCTGTAGTTTTCACGATTGCTTCCCTCTTTTGTACCACGGCTTCCTCCCTTACCATCCAGGGCACAGTAACCGACGCGTTCAAGAACCCTGTTTCCGGAGCTTCTGTCGTTTTCACGTCTGAAGCAGATTTATCACGATTCTGGTCCGCCACAACCGATGCAAACGGAAAATACCAGATCGCTATTACTACTTCGGTTCAGGAGAATGACACCTCACATTTGCCTCAATCATTTCTTCTCAGACAGAATTACCCGAACCCTTTCAATCCGACAACCATCATCCCGTTTACCCTTTCTAAACCGGGTTACTGTATACTCGCGGTATACAATATTCAAGGGCAAAAAGTGCGTACCCTCATAGATGGATATTTCTCTACGGGCGAGCATTCGGTGAGATGGAACGGTCTCGACGACGGGAACAGAGCTTCAAGCGCTGGTATATACCTCTATCAGTTGAGGGTCGGCGGCAAATCGGATACGAAAAAGATGCTCCTGCTCGATGGGGGAGTTTCGGATAATTACCGGAGTGCATCTTCGATAAGCAAGCCCGAAAAATCCGGAAAAATCGTCGCGACAACGTATCGGGTTACCATTACCGGCAACGATATTGTTCAGTACAAAGAGAATGGTTTGGTTATAAGCGATACCAAGACATATGATTTTACCGTAATACGGATAAATAAGTATCAGGATATCAATTTTGTTTCTATTCCGGGTGGGACATTTCAGATGGGGGATGAGGTGAATGATTTATCTGGAATCACCCATCCGATGCATATTGTGACAGTTTCCGGTTTTGAGATGAGTGTGTATGAGATCACGAACGCGCAATATGCAAAATTCCTGAATGAGGCTAAAGCGACGGGGGATATTACACCTTCGGGTACATATGTAACTGGTGCGAAGGGAGCGTACAGCGGTTGTGGATACATCAATCTCGCGGGGAGTCGCGATGCAAACAACAAGTGCTGGATAACATACGATAATACTACTTTCTCCGCAGCGTCCGGCAAGGAAAAGTGGCCGGTAGTGTATGTAACCTGGTACGGCGCGAAGTCGTTCGCGCTCTATTACGGGCTGGATTTACCTAGGGAAGCAGAATGGGAGTATGCATGTCGTGGAGGAAAGCAATATTTATATGGAACGGATGATGGCACTATCAACATTATGAAGGCTAATTATTATCCAGACGGGCCTTTCTGTCCCAAGGACGTGGGGAGTTATCCAAAGAATCCCTTTGGGCTCTATGATATGAGCGGGAACGTGTTTGAATTTTGCAATGACTGGTCTGCGATTTATTCTGCCGAGAACGTTAGTAATCCTCAGGGGCCCTCACTCGGTTTCTACCGGGTTCATCGAGGCGGTGGTTGGGGCCGCCAAGCCAAGGACTGCCGGTCGGCGTTCCGTGGCCAAATCGAACCGTCGGTCGATGACAACTGCATGGGTTTCCGTGTGGTGCGCCGTTAG
- a CDS encoding 4Fe-4S binding protein: MIVIERKRCEVCGTCVGVCPADAIIIEGPDICIDMERCISCQACVQVCPVGAVIPSGFAISPY, encoded by the coding sequence ATGATCGTCATCGAGCGGAAACGCTGCGAAGTCTGCGGAACGTGCGTGGGGGTATGCCCCGCCGATGCCATCATCATCGAAGGCCCGGACATCTGCATCGATATGGAGAGGTGTATTTCATGCCAGGCTTGCGTACAGGTTTGCCCGGTGGGAGCGGTAATCCCCTCTGGCTTTGCCATCTCCCCTTATTAA